One segment of Rhipicephalus sanguineus isolate Rsan-2018 chromosome 6, BIME_Rsan_1.4, whole genome shotgun sequence DNA contains the following:
- the LOC119396911 gene encoding carnitine O-palmitoyltransferase 2, mitochondrial, producing the protein MAAMQRACQFRRASNACSRICEAQHLSFREKVVLPACACLQANVRLLSTSQRRSSSSSTPGSVDVSSAEYQFLERSILPTMHFQKSLPRLPIPKLEKTCERYLNALEPLVTSEDLENTRVLVHAFKNNEGAELDSLLRKKDKANKHTSYISAPWFDMYLTSRKPLPLNFNPFLAWKDDKRPAYMDQTVRACNMVISSLRFLRSLQTNQLEPMVYHLNAKKSDTQAYRRTIKMLPEALAWYASALLWKAYPLDMSQFHNLFASTRIPLIVRDKIEVFPDSKHILVIRNGHFYALQVLDDKGNLFGPEHYQACLSRIMTDNRPAPAVPVSALTAGPRDDWARARNELLSAGNESTLQQIDSALFVLVLDREAFQGTEQEKIAHHFLHGPVHNRWFDKSFSLLLTAEGHAAINFEHSWGDGVAVLRYFNDIYTDSTERPYVHPGESAIINPEPYIQRLDFIVNDSVKADVQKAQRNYEEHTGNLQLAAMVHSGLTRELIKQSKLSPDSVMQLSFQLAYFLAHGGTAATYESCSTSAFKHGRTETVRPATMATKRCVNALSSNKDLKHARPLLEECSRVHNQLTKEAAMGQGFDRHLFALRVLAEEKGQALPAIYRDKCFEEANHFVLSTSTLHGVAFSGGGFAPVVPDGYGIGYGMVDDKLGALVSAYSPHRDARNFSACMAEALDRICIAMKCT; encoded by the exons ATGGCAGCAATGCAACGAGCCTGTCAGTTCCGAAGGGCTTCCAACGCCTGCAGTCGCATCTGCGAAGCACAGCACTTATCATTTCGCGAGAAAGTCGTGCTGCCGGCCTGTGCGTGCCTACAAGCAAACGTACGGCTGCTGTCCACCTCGCAGCGACGCTCATCTTCTAGCAGTACGCCCGG GTCAGTAGACGTCTCTTCAGCGGAGTACCAGTTCCTGGAGCGCAGTATCCTGCCCACTATGCATTTTCAGAAGAGCCTTCCACGACTGCCAATTCCAAAATTGGAAAAAACTTGTGAGCGTTACTTGAATGCTTTGGAGCCTCTGGTTACTTCAGAAGATTTGGAAAATACACGTGTTCTTGTTCACGCCTTCAAGAATAATGAAGGTGCAG AATTGGACAGCCTGCTGAGAAAGAAGGACAAGGCCAACAAGCACACCAGTTACATCTCAG CTCCTTGGTTTGACATGTACCTGACTTCTCGCAAACCTCTTCCACTCAACTTCAATCCATTTTTGGCATGGAAAGATGACAAGCGGCCAGCATACATGGATCAG ACTGTTCGTGCATGCAACATGGTGATCTCTTCTCTGCGCTTCTTGCGGTCCCTGCAAACCAATCAGCTGGAGCCCATGGTGTATCACCTCAATGCCAAAAAGAGTGACACACAGGCATACAGACGTACCATCAA AATGCTGCCAGAAGCCTTGGCATGGTATGCAAGTGCTCTACTGTGGAAGGCTTACCCACTCGACATGAGCCAGTTTCACAACCTCTTCGCAAGCACTCGAATACCACTGATTGTGCGTGATAAAATAGAGGTGTTTCCAGACTCCAAGCATATACTAGTAATCCGCAATGGCCACTTCTATGCCCTTCAGGTTCTGGATGATAAAG GCAACCTGTTTGGACCTGAGCATTACCAAGCATGCCTAAGTCGCATCATGACTGACAATCGGCCTGCACCTGCTGTTCCTGTGTCCGCTCTGACAGCAGGACCTCGGGATGACTGGGCGAGGGCGCGTAATGAACTCCTGTCTGCTGGAAATGAGAGCACACTGCAGCAAATAGACAGTGCCCTCTTTGTGCTGGTGCTGGACAGGGAAGCATTTCAGGGCACAGAACAAGAGAAGATAGCTCACCATTTTCTTCATGGCCCTGTTCACAACAG GTGGTTCGACAAGTCCTTTTCACTGCTTCTCACAGCAGAGGGGCATGCAGCTATTAACTTTGAGCACTCGTGGGGTGATGGAGTGGCTGTACTGCGCTACTTTAACGACATCTACACTGACAGCACTGAGCGACCTTATGTTCACCCCGGAGAGTCTGCAATTATCAATCCCGAGCCCTACATTCAACGGCTTG ACTTCATCGTTAATGATTCAGTGAaagctgatgtgcagaaagcccAGCGAAATTACGAGGAACACACAGGCAACCTTCAGTTGGCTGCTATGGTGCACTCTGGCCTCACCAGGGAGCTTATCAAGCAGAGCAAGCTCAGCCCGGATTCAGTCATGCAGCTCTCCTTTCAG CTGGCCTATTTCCTGGCACATGGAGGCACTGCGGCCACTTATGAATCGTGCAGCACGTCCGCTTTCAAGCACGGGCGAACCGAAACAGTGCGACCCGCAACGATGGCCACAAAACGTTGCGTGAACGCACTCAGTTCAAACAAAGACCTCAAGCATGCTCGACCGCTACTGGAGGAGTGCTCCAGAGTTCACAACCAACTCACAAAGGAGGCCGCCATGG GTCAGGGGTTCGACCGCCACTTGTTTGCCTTGAGAGTCTTGGCTGAAGAGAAGGGACAGGCCTTGCCTGCAATTTACAGAGACAAATGCTTCGAAGAGGCAAATCACTTTGTCCTTTCAACATCCACTTTACATGGTGTGGCTTTCAGTGGTGGTGGCTTTGCTCCTGTCGTGCCAGATGGCTATGGCATCGGCTATGGCATGGTTGATGACAAGTTGGGAGCCCTGGTCAGTGCTTACAGCCCACATCGAGATGCCAGGAATTTCTCAGCGTGTATGGCTGAAGCTCTAGATCGTATCTGTATTGCCATGAAGTGCACCTAG